CGGCTTTGATCGGACATTGGAGACTCCACTTACAGTTATTCGCAAAGCCGACAGTTTCCCGAGCGGCCCCGACACTGTCACTTCTTTTTTCTCAAGTCGCGCCATAGCCACATTCAATAGCGGTACTTGCCACCGTGAATGTCCGCCAGCAATTGTTCAGTGACCTGCACATAAGTCTCGGTCCCCGGCAACCAGGCGTAGATCGGATCATCCCCGGTTTTGCCTGGGTCGAAGGCTTCGTCCTTGAGCCGGGTCTTCTGGTATTTGAAGGTGCCGGTGGTCTCCATTTTCACTTTCACCCGCAGAAACAACGGCACCGCATACGCCGGCATGTGCTCGCGGGCGAAGGCCAGCAGTTCGCTGAAATCCAGGGTCGCCAGGGATTCGGCCGGCGTAATCGCCGCCATCCCGGCGCGCCCGTTGGTGTTGCGCACTTCCACGCCATAGGCCACGGCTTCGGAAATGTTCGGGTGCTGCAGCAAGATGTTCTCGACCTCGGTGGTCGAGACGTTTTCGCCTTTCCAGCGGTAGGTGTCACCGAGGCGATCGACGAATTGCGCGTGACCAAACCCGATATTGCGCAGCAGGTCGCCGGTGTTGAAGTAACGGTCACCCTTTTCGAACACGTCGTGGAGCACGACTTTTTCGGTCTTCTGTGGATCGGTGTAGCCGTCCAGGGGCGCCTTGTCATCGATCTTCGCCAGCAACAGCCCCTGCTCGCCCTTGGCCACCTTGCGCATGAAACCCGAGGCATCCCGCGTCGGCGCGCCGCTGTCGTGGTCGTAGGCTGCCAGTTCCCAGGACATCAGGGAAAAACCGACGGTGTTGTCGAAGTTGAGAATGTTGGTGAACCCGATATTGCCGTCGCTGGCGGCGTACAACTCGCAGATGTGGTTCACGCCAAAGCGCGTCTTGAATTCGCGCCACGCACCGGGGCGCAGGCCGTTGCCGATCATTTTCGTCACGCTGTGCTGGCTGTCGTCGGCACTCGGTGGTTGATCGACGAGGTAGCGGCACAATTCACCGACGTAACCGAGGGTGGTCGCCCGGTAGTTGCGCACATCGCTCCAGAACTGGCTGGCGCTGAACTTGCGGCGAATGGCAAACCCCGACGCCCCGCTGATGGCCGAGCCCCAGCACACGCATAGCCCCGTGGCGTGATAGAGCGGCAACGTGCAATAGACGATGTCTTCGGGGCGCATGTCCAGCGCGATCAAGCCAAAGCTCGCGGAGCTGCGCATCCAGCGGCCATGCTTGAACACGCCGGCCTTGGGCAATCCGGTGGTGCCCGAGGTGTAGATGTAGAAGCACGGGTCATCGAGAAAAACCTGCTGGCTGCTGGCAGGGTTGTCGCAGGGGCTGTCCGCCGTCGCCGACATCAGGTTGATGAAACCGTCGGGCGCAATGCCCGGTTGGTTGTAAGTGTCTCGGTCGGCGACAAACCAGGTCCGCGCCGCGTCGATCGAAACCCGCTCGCGCACCGCGCAAAACGCCGGCACCAACTCCTCACCGACAATGATCGCCGCAGGCGCCACCAGGTTCAGGCTATGGGCCAGGGTATCGCGCGTCTGCGAGGTGTTGAGCAAGGCGCTGATCGCGCCGACCTTGGCCACCGCCAGGATCGTCACCAGCAATTCCGGGCGGTTCTCGATGAAGACCGCCACCACGTCGCCCTTGCTGATGCCTTGGGCGATCAAGTGATGGGCAATGCGGTTGGCCCACTGATTGACTTGTGAATAGCTGAGTTTCACGGCGCCCTGCAGCAATGCGGCGCCCTCGGGATTGCGCAGCGTTGCCTGCTCGAAGCTCCAGCCCAGGCCACACGGTTGGGTCGGGTCCTTGACGTTGGCGGCCTTCATGCCCTTCACCACCCGCGGGATGGCTTTGGCGATCGCAGGCAGCTTGCGGAGCATCATGCCCCAGGTGATCGTGTCGTTCGTCGTGCGGCTCATGGTGGTTCCCGTGCGATTTTTTATTGTCGGGCGACGGTGATTGAGCCCGAAAATACGTCAACGGTTCTTGAGCTGTACACGCGGTTTTTGAAATGTTTTGTATCCGCGCCGGCATCGTGATCGCCCATGCCTCGATTGGTTCAATGGAATCGTCGGCAACCTCGCAAAATGCAGGATGCACGATGGCCATTCATGCAAATTGCACGAAAACAAAAAATGGGCATAAATTTAACTATTTGATTTATAACGACTTTTAAAAATTCAGGTGCTGGCACAATCACTGCAACTACCTCTGCATGCTTGCCATTCAAGAGCTTACGGAGCTGATAGACATGAACCTGATCCAAGAAAAATTTTCGTCCCTGTTCTCCAACTTCGAAGTCACCACCCAGCCTCGTCCGGACGGCGGCATTCTGCTGACCTTGCGCAGCACCGAAGGCAAAGTGTTCAAACGTTCCATTTCCTACCAGCAATTGCATGCCGGTGATCAGCTGTCGTGGGTGATCAGCGCCATCCGCCGCGACCTGGCTGAACAGGCCAGCGAACTGCCGCAGATTTCCATGCTGCAGAGCCAGCAGCGGTTTGCATTGCCGACTTATCATTCGGCATAAACGCGCTCTCGCTGTAAACAAACAGGCCGTGACAGCTTTCGCTGCACGGCCTGAGTTGTTTCTGGAACTACACCATTCCCCTGTGGGCGGTGTTCCGACCGTTAAAACGTGGAGGGATCGATTTTGGCGAAGCTGTCCACGGTCACGTGCCCCGCCAACTCCCCGCCTTCACGGGCCAGCCCACACGTCGCCATACCCGCCGCCCGCGCCGCGTCCAGCTCTTCGACGATATCGGACAGAAACAGAATCTGCGTCGCGTCAAAGTCAATCGCCTGGGTAATGCGCTGGTATGACTGCGCCTCACGCTTGGGCCCCGACGTCGTGTCGAAATAACCGCTGAACAGTGGCGACAAGTCCCCCGCCTCCGAGCAGCCGAAAATCAGTTTCTGCGCCTGAATCGAACCGGAGGAATAAACAAACAGTTGGAAACCTTCCTGATGCCAGCGCTTCAGCGCCTCGACGGCGTCCGGGTATACGTGGCCTTTCAACTGCCCGGCCTGATAGCCCTGCGCCCAGACCATGCCCTGCAACGCCTTGAGCGGCGTGGCTTTGCGGTCTTCGGCGATCCAGCCCAGGAGGATCTCGATAACGCGCTCGACGTCCGCGTCCGGCTCATTGTTGTCCCGGCGAACGGCGGCCAGTTGCTCGGCCACATCGGCGCGCGTGGCGTGCTGGCGAACAAAGTCCGGCAGGTGTCTGGCGGCATACGGGAACAGCACGTCGAACACAAAACTCACCGCGCTGGTGGTGCCTTCGATGTCGGTGAGAATCGCTTTGATCGGCATCGACTCAGTCCTCAAGACGCGGGAAGCGGTTGGCGATGTCTTCGCCGGTGAAATTGGCCACCCAGCCTTCGGGATTGTTGAACAGGCGAATGGCGACGAAATGCGGATGCTCGCCCATGTCGAACCAGTGCGGCGTGCCGGCCGGCACCGAGATCAGGTCGTTCTTCTCGCACAGCACGGCGTAAACGTAATCGTCGATGTGCAGGGTGAACAAGCCACGGCCGGCGACGAAAAATCTTACTTCGTCTTCACCATGGCGGTGTTCGTCGAGAAACTTGGCGCGCAACTCGGCTTTTTGCGGGTGGTCGCTGTTCAGGCTGATCACATCGACGGTGATGTAGCCGCGTTCGGTCATGAGTTTGTCGATTTGCTCCTGATACGCGGCGATCACCTCTTCCTGGCTGGCGCCGGGCTGGATTTTCGCCGCCGCTTGCCAACGGTCGAAGCGCACGCCCTGCTCGGCCAGGGTCGAGGCGATGTCTTCGAAATGGGTCAGCACCTTGTTCGGGATGTCAGGGCTTGAGACGTGGTAAACGGACAGGCTGCTCATCAGGGCAACTCCTTAACGGTTCATGCTTTGCGGTTTAAAACCGAGCGGGTCTTCAACTCGCACTCGAACAAAAATTCAAAGGCTTCGATCTGCCGCAGCGCATCGCTCATGCGCGCACCCCAGGTGTAGAGGCCATGACCGCGGATCAGATAGCCGACGCAATCGGGATGGGCTTCCAGCCAAGGCTGCACCTCGGCGGCGAGGCGCGCAATATCCTGATCGTTGTCGAAAATCGGCACGCGCACCCGGGATTCGTGGGTGGATACGCCGCTGAAGGCTTTTTGCAGTTCGTAGTCTTCGAACTCGATGAAATCTTCAGGCGTCAGGCGCGACAGCACCGTGGCGTTCACCGAATGGGTGTGCAGCACCGCACCGATTTCCGGGCGCCAGTTGTAGAGCTGGGTGTGCAGCAAGGTTTCGGCGGACGGTTTCTTGCCCGGCTCCAGGCTGTTGCCGGACAGATCCGTGGCCAGCACATCATCAAGGCCCAACTGACCTTTGTGCTTGCCGGATACGGTCAGCAAGGCTTCGGTGGGCGACAGCCGGGTCGAATAGTTGCTGCTGGTGGCCGGCGACCAGCCGCGGCCATACAGAAAACGCCCGGCGTCGATGATTTCCTGGGCGAGGTGTTCACGGGTAAGGCTCATGGCCTGTCCTCTTGCATACGTGTGGCAATGATAACGGCAGCGGCGAAGGCTGCGAGACTGGCAATACTAAAGGTGAACGTGGCCCCGAGGGCATTCCAGCTGTAGCCGGAGTACAACGCGCCCAGTGCGCCGCCGGTGCCGGCCAGCGCGGCATACAACGCCTGGCCCTGCCCTTGCTGGCGCGCACCGAAGCTACGTTGCACGAACTGGATGGCAGCGGCGTGAAAGCTGCCGAATGTGGCGGCGTGCAGCACTTGGGCAAACAGCAGCACCCAGACAAATTCAGCGAACGAACCCAGCAACAGCCAACGCAGGGCCGCCAGCAGAAAACTCGCCAGCAATACGCGGCGCACCGAGAAGCGCGCAAGGATCTTGCTCATGGCCAGGAACATCAAGACTTCGGCGACTACGCCGAGCGCCCAGAGCATGCCGATCAGGCCACGGCTGTAACCCAATCGCTCAAGGTGCAAGGTCAGAAAGGTGTAATACGGGCCGTGGCTCATCTGCATCAGCGCCACGCAACCGTAGAATGCCAACACCCCGGGATGGCGCAATTGCTTGAGAAAGCCGTCACCGGCAATCCGTTCGCCCTGAACGGGCTGGGCGTTCGGCACCCACAGGCTGCTGACCACGATCCCCGCCATGATCAGCACCAGCGCCACCGGGTAAATGTCGAGGCTGAGCCACTCGAACAAACGGCCCAGCGCCACCACGGTGATGATGAAACCGATGGAGCCCCACAACCGAATCTGGCTGTAGCGCTGCGTCTGGCCCTTCAAATGCGCGAGGGTGATGACTTCGAACTGCGGCAACACGGCGTGCCAGAAAAATGCATGTAACGCCATGACCATCGCCAGCCAGGCGTAGGACTTGCTGACGAAAATCAGCGAAAACGTCAGCAACGTGCAGACCGCGCCGAAACGCACGATGGCCAGCCGCCGGCCGGTGTAGTCACCGAGCCAGCCCCAGATGTTCGGCGCGACGCAACGCATCAGCATCGGGATCGCCACCAGCTCGCCGATGCGTGCGCTGGAAAAACCCAGGTGATCGAAGTACAGCGCCAGAAACGGCGCTGTCGAACCGAGCAAGGCGAAATAGAACAGATAGAAACTGGAGAGCCGCCAGTACGGCAGCGCCGCCACGGTCATCAGACCGCAGCGACTGTGAGGTCAGCCATTAAAGCTGACCCAGCACCGGCGTGCTCACGCGCACATCGGCATTCTGCCCACGGTGCCGCAACAGGTGATCCATCAGCACGATGGCCATCATCGCTTCGGCAATCGGTGTTGCGCGGATGCCGACGCATGGATCGTGGCGCCCCTTGGTGATGACGTCCACCGGGTTGCCATGGATGTCGATGGAACGGCCCGGCGTGGTGATGCTCGAGGTGGGCTTCAGCGCCAGGTGCGCGACGATCGGCTGACCGGACGAGATACCGCCCAAAATGCCGCCGGCGTTGTTGCTGAGGAAACCTTCCGGGGTCATTTCATCGCGATGTTCGGTGCCACGCTGGGCAACGCTGGCGAAACCGGCGCCGATTTCCACACCTTTGACCGCGTTGATGCTCATCAGCGCATGGGCCAGTTCGGCGTCCAGGCGGTCGAAGATCGGCTCGCCGAGGCCCGGCATCACGCCTTCGGCGACCACGGTGATCTTCGCGCCGACCGAATCCTGGTCGCGGCGCAGCTGGTCCATATAGGCTTCCAGCTCCGGCACTTTGTCCGGGTCAGGGCTGAAAAACGCGTTCTCTTCCACCGAGTCCCAAGTCTTGAACGGGATTTCGATCGGGCCGAGCTGGCTCATGTAGCCGCGAATGACAATGCCCTGGGTGGCCAGGTATTTCTTGGCAATCGCGCCGGCCGCCACGCGCATGGCGGTTTCCCGCGCCGAGCTGCGACCGCCGCCGCGGTAATCGCGTTCGCCGTATTTGTGGTGATAGGTGTAGTCGGCGTGGGCCGGACGGAACAGATCCTTGATCGCCGAGTAGTCCTTGGACTTCTGGTCGGTGTTGCGGATCAACAGGCCGATCGAGCAACCGGTGGTGCGGCCTTCGAAAACGCCGGAGAGGATTTCGACTTCGTCCGCCTCCTGACGCTGGGTGGTGTGGCGGCTGGTGCCGGGCTTGCGGCGGTCGAGGTCGCGCTGCAAATCCTCCAGGGAAATCTCCAGACCCGGCGGGCAGCCGTCGACAATGGCGACCAACGCCGGACCATGGCTTTCGCCAGCGGTGGTGACAGTGAACAGCTTGCCGTAGGTATTGCCGGACATGCAGGACGCTCCGTGAAATGAACCTGAATACTTAATGCGCGCCAGTATACGCAGGCTACCCAAGTAGTTCATCCTCGAACCTTATGGGTGCTCGCGAGTCCAACCGGCACCTTTGTAAATGATGGCGTGATGATGCTGCGAGTTTTAGCCTTGAGCCTTACCTTGTTTACCGGCTTTGTACAGGCCACTGTCCTGCAACGGCCAATCACGCTGGATACCGGCACCGGGGAGCTTTTCGGCTCGCTGTTGCTGCCGAAATCCGACAACCCCGTGCCGGTTGTCCTGATCATTTCCGGCTCCGGTCCTACGGATCGTGACGGCAATAACCCCGACGGTGGGCGCAATGACAGCCTCAAGCGCCTCGCCTGGGTGCTGGCCAAACACAACATTGCCAGCGTGCGTTACGACAAGCGCGGCGTAGCGGCGAGCCTCGCGGCGACCCCGGACGAACGCAACCTGTCGGTGGAAGCCTATGTGGCCGACGCCGAAGCCTGGGGCCGGAAGCTCAAGACCGATCCGCGATTCGGCCAGTTGATCCTGCTGGGCCACAGCGAAGGCGCGTTGATCGCCAGCCTCGCCGCGCCGAGCGTCGATGCCGCGGCGGTGATTTCCATGTCCGGCAGTGCTCGCCCCATCGATCAAGTGCTGCGCCAACAGTTGAGCAATCGCCTGCCACCGCCGCTGATGCTGCGCAGCAATGAGTTGCTCGACAGCCTCAAGGCCGGGAAAACCGACGACAACGTGCCGCCGCAGTTGC
This DNA window, taken from Pseudomonas fluorescens NCIMB 11764, encodes the following:
- a CDS encoding methylthioribulose 1-phosphate dehydratase, which gives rise to MSLTREHLAQEIIDAGRFLYGRGWSPATSSNYSTRLSPTEALLTVSGKHKGQLGLDDVLATDLSGNSLEPGKKPSAETLLHTQLYNWRPEIGAVLHTHSVNATVLSRLTPEDFIEFEDYELQKAFSGVSTHESRVRVPIFDNDQDIARLAAEVQPWLEAHPDCVGYLIRGHGLYTWGARMSDALRQIEAFEFLFECELKTRSVLNRKA
- a CDS encoding MFS transporter, whose product is MTVAALPYWRLSSFYLFYFALLGSTAPFLALYFDHLGFSSARIGELVAIPMLMRCVAPNIWGWLGDYTGRRLAIVRFGAVCTLLTFSLIFVSKSYAWLAMVMALHAFFWHAVLPQFEVITLAHLKGQTQRYSQIRLWGSIGFIITVVALGRLFEWLSLDIYPVALVLIMAGIVVSSLWVPNAQPVQGERIAGDGFLKQLRHPGVLAFYGCVALMQMSHGPYYTFLTLHLERLGYSRGLIGMLWALGVVAEVLMFLAMSKILARFSVRRVLLASFLLAALRWLLLGSFAEFVWVLLFAQVLHAATFGSFHAAAIQFVQRSFGARQQGQGQALYAALAGTGGALGALYSGYSWNALGATFTFSIASLAAFAAAVIIATRMQEDRP
- a CDS encoding DUF3509 domain-containing protein — encoded protein: MNLIQEKFSSLFSNFEVTTQPRPDGGILLTLRSTEGKVFKRSISYQQLHAGDQLSWVISAIRRDLAEQASELPQISMLQSQQRFALPTYHSA
- the aroC gene encoding chorismate synthase, translating into MSGNTYGKLFTVTTAGESHGPALVAIVDGCPPGLEISLEDLQRDLDRRKPGTSRHTTQRQEADEVEILSGVFEGRTTGCSIGLLIRNTDQKSKDYSAIKDLFRPAHADYTYHHKYGERDYRGGGRSSARETAMRVAAGAIAKKYLATQGIVIRGYMSQLGPIEIPFKTWDSVEENAFFSPDPDKVPELEAYMDQLRRDQDSVGAKITVVAEGVMPGLGEPIFDRLDAELAHALMSINAVKGVEIGAGFASVAQRGTEHRDEMTPEGFLSNNAGGILGGISSGQPIVAHLALKPTSSITTPGRSIDIHGNPVDVITKGRHDPCVGIRATPIAEAMMAIVLMDHLLRHRGQNADVRVSTPVLGQL
- a CDS encoding 1,2-dihydroxy-3-keto-5-methylthiopentene dioxygenase; its protein translation is MSSLSVYHVSSPDIPNKVLTHFEDIASTLAEQGVRFDRWQAAAKIQPGASQEEVIAAYQEQIDKLMTERGYITVDVISLNSDHPQKAELRAKFLDEHRHGEDEVRFFVAGRGLFTLHIDDYVYAVLCEKNDLISVPAGTPHWFDMGEHPHFVAIRLFNNPEGWVANFTGEDIANRFPRLED
- a CDS encoding long-chain-acyl-CoA synthetase, which translates into the protein MSRTTNDTITWGMMLRKLPAIAKAIPRVVKGMKAANVKDPTQPCGLGWSFEQATLRNPEGAALLQGAVKLSYSQVNQWANRIAHHLIAQGISKGDVVAVFIENRPELLVTILAVAKVGAISALLNTSQTRDTLAHSLNLVAPAAIIVGEELVPAFCAVRERVSIDAARTWFVADRDTYNQPGIAPDGFINLMSATADSPCDNPASSQQVFLDDPCFYIYTSGTTGLPKAGVFKHGRWMRSSASFGLIALDMRPEDIVYCTLPLYHATGLCVCWGSAISGASGFAIRRKFSASQFWSDVRNYRATTLGYVGELCRYLVDQPPSADDSQHSVTKMIGNGLRPGAWREFKTRFGVNHICELYAASDGNIGFTNILNFDNTVGFSLMSWELAAYDHDSGAPTRDASGFMRKVAKGEQGLLLAKIDDKAPLDGYTDPQKTEKVVLHDVFEKGDRYFNTGDLLRNIGFGHAQFVDRLGDTYRWKGENVSTTEVENILLQHPNISEAVAYGVEVRNTNGRAGMAAITPAESLATLDFSELLAFAREHMPAYAVPLFLRVKVKMETTGTFKYQKTRLKDEAFDPGKTGDDPIYAWLPGTETYVQVTEQLLADIHGGKYRY
- the mtnC gene encoding acireductone synthase — encoded protein: MPIKAILTDIEGTTSAVSFVFDVLFPYAARHLPDFVRQHATRADVAEQLAAVRRDNNEPDADVERVIEILLGWIAEDRKATPLKALQGMVWAQGYQAGQLKGHVYPDAVEALKRWHQEGFQLFVYSSGSIQAQKLIFGCSEAGDLSPLFSGYFDTTSGPKREAQSYQRITQAIDFDATQILFLSDIVEELDAARAAGMATCGLAREGGELAGHVTVDSFAKIDPSTF